Within the Armatimonadota bacterium genome, the region GCGACGGATGAGCTCGCGCCCCTCGCTCACGCCTCGCAGCTCGCCCAGCGCAATCATCTGCAGCATCACGTTGCCCGCCGCCGTTGCCTCTACGGGACCTGCCAGCACGGTGCGATGGCAGGCGTCGGCGGTGAACTGGCAGAGCAGGCGGTTCTGGGTGCCTCCACCGACGACGTGGATGACCTCCAGCCGCTTCCCCAGCAGGCTCTCCAGCTGTTCCAGCACCCAGCGGTAACGCAGGGCAAGGCTCTCTAAACAACACCGCACAAACTGCCCGGGTGTCTCCGGCGCGGGCTGTCCGGTGCTTTCGCAGTACTCGCGAATAGCTTGCAACATGTTGGATGGGTTCAGGAACCGACGGTCGTCGGGGTCTATCACTGCACGGAAAGGTTCTGCCTCCGATGCCAGCTGGGTGAGCTGTTCGTAGGTGTATTCCTGTCCCTCGCGAGCGTAGGCGCGACGGCATTCCTGCACCAGCCACAGCCCCATGATGTTGCGCAAGAACCGTATCGTGTGGTGTACGCCGCCTTCGTTGGTGAAGTTCAGCGTGCGTGTATGAGCGTTAATCAACGGTTCGGGCAACTCCACACCCATCAGTGACCAGGTGCCGCTGCTGATATAAGCAAAATCGCTGCCAGTTGTCGCGGGCACAGCAGCTACCGCGGAAGCAGTATCGTGACTGCCCGGTGCGATTACCTCCACGTTCTGTGCGCCTGTTTCCTCCACCACTGCTTTGCGTAGTTTGCCCAATCGCGTGCCCGGCGGCACAATCTCCGGCAGGAAGTGCACAGGAAGCCCCACATGCCTGAGCAAATCCAGCGCCCACTGGCCGGTGCGCGCGTCCATCATCTGCGAAGTGCTGGCAATGGTGCGCTCGCTCACCTTGGCCCCGCTCAGCCAGTAGTGGAACAGGTCGGGCATCATCAGCATCTTGTCCGCCAGGTCCAGTAGCCCAGGATGTTGTTGTTGCACTGCTACCAGCTGGTACAGGGTGTTGATAGGCATGAACTGGATACCTGTGTAGTCGTAGATAGTATCTGCACCGACCATTGCCTGTACATTCTCCATGATACCGTCGGTGCGGTGGTCGCGGTAGTGCACGGGATTGGTCAACAAAGTGCCTCGCGCGTCCAGTAGACCAAAGTCCACGCCCCAGGTGTCCACCCCTACGGAACGCACCGCCTCGCCGTACTCGCGCACGGTCAGGGCGATCCCCTGCAGAATCTCCGCATACTGTCGCAACACGTTCCAGGTAAGCGCATCGGGCAGGCGCAGCGGCGTGTTGGGGAAACGGTGCAGGGTTTTCAGCTCCAGGCGATGTCCATCGTAGATTCCCGCCACCGCGCGTCCGCTCTCAGCACCCAGATCGAAGGC harbors:
- a CDS encoding L-fuculose kinase, with amino-acid sequence MSPQVYIAFDLGAESGRAVAGIYDGHRLELKTLHRFPNTPLRLPDALTWNVLRQYAEILQGIALTVREYGEAVRSVGVDTWGVDFGLLDARGTLLTNPVHYRDHRTDGIMENVQAMVGADTIYDYTGIQFMPINTLYQLVAVQQQHPGLLDLADKMLMMPDLFHYWLSGAKVSERTIASTSQMMDARTGQWALDLLRHVGLPVHFLPEIVPPGTRLGKLRKAVVEETGAQNVEVIAPGSHDTASAVAAVPATTGSDFAYISSGTWSLMGVELPEPLINAHTRTLNFTNEGGVHHTIRFLRNIMGLWLVQECRRAYAREGQEYTYEQLTQLASEAEPFRAVIDPDDRRFLNPSNMLQAIREYCESTGQPAPETPGQFVRCCLESLALRYRWVLEQLESLLGKRLEVIHVVGGGTQNRLLCQFTADACHRTVLAGPVEATAAGNVMLQMIALGELRGVSEGRELIRRSTEIVEYAPRDPEAWNAAYERFLGLLE